The DNA segment CTGgtggaaattgaaaatttacacACTTTACAGTTATTACTATTGCACCACTAtttatatagttgtaaaaaaaaatatttttctcatgaaggttttttttttttctttggagttGCCAATCTagacaataatttttgttattttttaaagaggtGTTATCATCCTTTTAAAATGTTTGACaagagaatatctaagtataaaatatttgttttatcatATACGATAAATAGTAttactgaggatttgttggtaAATTATAGGTATAAGTTGGAGTACAATTGAGGATTggtattggagtaattccaatTCATGTCCTTGCTAGATTCAAAGTGGGATCAGTATGTTCATTTCCTTTCAGTCATCGCTCATCTAATGGATCGTATTGACAGCTTatctgctcttctccaaaacattcttcaaaaagtcagtgcttagaatttacagctCTACCTAGttcaataatagtaaaaatttgaaacattttggATAAGATTAAAGGTTAGGGTAAATACCGGAGTAGAGTgactttcaaaaaatggacgaaaaatacATTCGtgtcttgattaaacattactttatgaaatgaTGTCaaacgcctcaggagactaaaaagaagcttgataaacattatggggactcggCACCTTCGATTAAAGCAGTTTATAagtagtttcaaaattttcggagtggccatatgggcacaagtgatgCAGGACGATCTgaacgccctgttgaggttacgaAATCATAGAGTAAAATGCATGAtgtggtgatggatgacagaagagtgaagttGCATGAGACTGCGTGTGCTGTGGGTATCTCAagatatatttccattaatttaccAACCACAGCTGCTGAGGTATGAGCTGGtacattgtcgtgatggaaaatgacttttttgtggggAAATCTTAAGTGTTTTTCTTGCAGTTCTGTTTTCAAACgatccaataacgatgaataatatgcaccctTTTCCAGATAATCGAAAAGgaattttcctccaaaatccaaaaaacaatacaaaaaagaattaaaatctaCACCAATCAATCTTCTgatcatatcaaaatcttcaaatcaAAAGACATATGTCCTCTGTCCATGGAATTATTCAATTAACTACTATTACAATTCTGTctgaattaattgaaaggctGTTAAGTATCTAAGAattgtttcttcatttaaaatactaatttattgtaacaaaacataatacatatttaatactatttgagGTGAATAAGAAGCACAAATTGATGGTTATTCTGCATAAGGACTTAGGCAAAGAGCGGAGAAACgtattagaaataaaagaaaccaaacaAACTGTTCATGTTACAATCATGTAataaatttacttcttttttcgTACTTCGACACAATAACGCCCAAAAGGAGTGCGTTGAAAATGTGCGAAGCTATTTCCGAATGGTTATATATCAAACCATGCGCGGGTCCAACTTTTACACTATTGCGGATGcacgaaataaataataacaaaagccGGTAGAAtctcatatgtatataaaccaTGAATTTCCATAATAAAAGTATCATTTCAATCGAAAGAAGGGAAAATGAAGACTTTTTTCACTGTAAGTTAATCAAACATTCTCTCCTTTAATCACACGTTCatattatgtatcttttttCCTATGTAGATTGTTGCCCTCATTGTAGCTTCTGCTTATGCAGCTCCAGAGGCTGAGGCAGACGCCGATCCTCATCATGCTTATGGAGGTCATGTGAGATCCTATGGATATGGAGGCTACCATGGACGACCAGCATACGGATATGGATACGGTCGTCCTCACTACCTAGGAAAACGTGAGGCTGAACCCACTGCTGATCCTGAAGCGGATCCTCACCATGGTTATGGAGGTCGTGTGAGATCCTATGGATATGGAGGTTACCATGGACGACCATCGTACGGATATGGATACAGTCGTCCTCACTACCTCGGAAAGCGTGAGGCTGAACCCACTGCTGATCCTGAAGCTGATCCTCACCATGTATATGGAGGTCATGTCAGATCCCCTGGATATGGATATCATGGATACCCTTCCTACGGATACGGCTCATACGGATCCTATGGCTCCAGACCTCATCACTATCTCGGAAAGCGTGAGGCTGAACCCACTGCTGATGCTGATCCTGGATATGGTTATGCCAGTTCTTACGGGTATGGAGGACATTATGGTCGACCTTCCTACGGATATGGACGACCCTCTTACGGATATGGACGTCCCTATTACTACTAAATGTGTACAattcttatatatatgaatCACATGATAGGGAATTAGTCTCGTCATTTTTATCTTCTAATATTTAGGACCTTACTACAAATCATGTACTTATTATTGGAGtgccaatttaaaaataattattcaacttttatattcttccttcaaatatatatgaatcgaataaatatttaaagcttgaaaaaatgtatttcttcgttttatttaatcaaaaaaatacctAGATCTttagtttgaaatatattttccttctagGATATACTACaggttattttatagaatattttacttattaatagtaaagaaaatttcttgattttgtaagtttcttttcaaaaccaatcattttttgtcaaaaagtttttttttttttcgagagtATGATTTTCAAAGATAAGATGTAATGGAATAAttgttgttgtaaaaaatatatgcatattatcGATATAagcatttacaaataatattataattataatcagttgagcgtaaaataaaagttgttcaattTCGACCATAAAAAATGTGTCAAGtctaacatttttaatttatgaccatataattattatcatctaAAATAAGGGTTGACAAACTTTTTAGCTCCATGGCTGCATTTGGAGGTAGAGATATATagggttatattttatatcaaattatattagaCAAAAGAACTATTATTTCAAGTATATATTCGAAAAAACAAATAACGAGTAATAATCAAATTTGTGCATTTGGTCATATTCATTAACCAACTTGTCAAAACTTGGGGTCAAGTTGGTTGTGCTGGTTTTTAAAAAcagagtaaatatttgaatccGGGATCCTTCACCTGTTCTTTAAGTACTTAATTTTGAGTTTTGAAAAAGTTTGCTTGAATTTTAATTGGTTTTGAATTATCACAAACATTTTTGATCCTAagtttttgatgttttaaaatttattgtagtTAAGATATGCATAAAATTCAATCAGGATTTTCTTTCACTCATTTTCTTGAATGGGTTGAGAGGGGATTTATGTAAGAGGGTGGGAAGAAGGCGacaaaaagacatatggtattactaaattaggacctttgttaatatctgcatttttaaatcaatttacacaagGAAAGAGAGGGAACTCTTCCTTTTGAGGGAGTTGTTAATACCTcagaattattatataatggacaagaaagaagaaagagcatTTCTTATTACAAATCTCTTCTTTATCAATGAATCATCTGCATGCAACTCAATCAGTTCTAGCTCCAGTTCATCATTTGTTGTTTCAATATCCCAGGTAAAAGGCAAGCTAAGTAAATTGGATTGATCTTATATTGCAACGAAATCAACAAATCCTCTGATAAATTCCCCATTTAATGATAGCAGCACCGAACTGTAAATCATTGACCAATATTGTTTTGAGGAAGTTTGTGCTTTCAAAAGTCAGAAATGAACAAAGTTTGGATCCTTCAAAAGCTTTATCTTCGTTTAGAAGGGTTTAACTTCCAGGTATATTTCGTGAGCCAAAACACCATTACCTTGTAGCTTtgtctttaattcatttatattggGTAATATGGTAACagcaaatgcaaaaaaacacaTACCACTTTCCTACTTTATATTTCCTTTGACAAATCACAAGAAATGTTTATCATattgaaaaacatatatattcttattttccaattttttaactacatttatgtatatttagtagggattttatctttcttttggCTGTCAATTTTAACAGAACAATCTAATCTACACTGTTTCAGTACAAGTGTAGAACAAATACCAATATTTCCTTAATCTGTACAAATTATAAGTTAGTCgcataaataaaacacaaaattcgAAGTAGTAACACGGATTTGGGATTAGTTGAAAGAAATATGCTCATTTGAATCCCTTCTTTGCTttatttcctccaaaaaagCTACAAATCCAGTATTTCTTTATTCAACGTGCaatattcaatgattaaaatatgaactaaaaatatggactttggaattcttgaaaaaaatatggtcattttaagcccttTTTTGCTCTAATTCCTAAAATTCCTaaactttgaggacgtataaaggtgtttgaaataagaaaaatcacaTTTAGAGCTTTATACATTCTGAAAGtgcaatatttaatgattaGAACACGAATTTACAactaaaaacattgattttggATTTGTTGGTATAAATATTCTCATTTAGAGCCTTTTTCCCCTCTAATtcctccacaaaaaaaaacttcaaatgcGGAATTTCTTTGTTCAAACATTTTCATATGTCGTCTGAGTGCTCTATTTAATTATACGTACGCGTATTGTTCATTAAGCTACTTGAAGCTTTTCAAGGCCTTACTCTTGTTGTGgattatctaataaaacaaaaattggttTAATATAATaccactaaaacaaaaatatttataagtaattctTAAAGTgttaccggtagttgcataaatacacggactatttgtggcaaataattaaatgtgtaataaaattcgtatgacgtattttttttgagaattatataatagagaatttataaaatttaatataattactgaatataaccaccattagctgctatgacaccctccaagcgcctgCGAAAGGttttgcacacattgatgatgtaatggtcttccatggctgcccattgctcattgacgctggcattttatgagtccaaattcgaatggtgggtagcacaggccttcttctcaatttgccaccccacactgtagtcaaggggattcaaatcaggtgattgaggtgaccaaatgtttttgttccaaaatagtatgttggcagcgagccaatcctgagtcatttcagaggtatgggcaggtctttcagatattttccctccttgacaagcttctggaccttgaacacagtagtcctgggtAGTCcaatgtccttgattatctcttTGACAGGCCTACCGGCACGGAGGaaagtggcaaccatatgatgtttggcctcgtcattcatcgtcaacgactttgtttgatgcgaataagaaaaacaaaaacaaagctaaaagatttaccgagttacttatgcttgaatttttttttccggtcACAGAACCTCAAGATCTAAGGGTTTAAAatttagtccgcgtatttatgcaactaccggtatttaattgatttaaataaatatttctccaTCCACTACTAAGACACTTTCCTGATATTATACCTACAAtactaaaaagaaatactaTCGAAATCTCACTTATGTAATGAgttcaaacaaaatttgtatacaTACTAAATACTATTGCCTTTTCTAaagatattcaaatcaaattgcAGTAAAATGATGTAGaaatgcttaatattttttaaaaagcttatgatttattttaattaattgaaggcCAGTTTTACAACCaacaagtagtatttaatttccattatttttagtttgataattatttataattttttaagccaTTGCGTGATCTATTGTAAGTTTTTCTTTCGTCTTTATACGGGTTATTTACAGAGATACCACAATTGACAATTCGGAACTTTGTTATAAATCTATCAAAGtaacataattgaaatttaacgCAAATCGTTACATTAACATAAatagatgaagaagaaaaaataaatatattagcagAATGTCTCACTTTATGATGCAGAAGGAGAATAggtaaaatcattcaaaatctCTAAAGCTCAAATTGTTGACCTAAACTCAAAAACAATCAACAACTAAGGAATAAAACATTTGGGTATGCTGCTGTTCTGCAGTTCCACAAACGTGTCATTTACCTCctttaaatcttattttcctcaatctattaatatttttattgtgcaTACCTATCGACAACAATACGCGATAAGACTTCTTAGATTTGAAATCTTTTGTTGATTTACATACAGATTTTGTTCGATTgacttaagaaaaataacacaatttaatcaaaataaggGCGTGGCATttacttagataaaaaaaaaattggaagaattTGGTTTGAAATTTCCAAGATaagtaaattttacaaaaagctaagtataaattttgtagattgatataaaaaattgaaactt comes from the Lepeophtheirus salmonis chromosome 4, UVic_Lsal_1.4, whole genome shotgun sequence genome and includes:
- the LOC121116785 gene encoding uncharacterized protein produces the protein MKTFFTIVALIVASAYAAPEAEADADPHHAYGGHVRSYGYGGYHGRPAYGYGYGRPHYLGKREAEPTADPEADPHHGYGGRVRSYGYGGYHGRPSYGYGYSRPHYLGKREAEPTADPEADPHHVYGGHVRSPGYGYHGYPSYGYGSYGSYGSRPHHYLGKREAEPTADADPGYGYASSYGYGGHYGRPSYGYGRPSYGYGRPYYY